TGGACTCGTAGATCATTCCTATCACACCGAAGGGAACGCTTCTCTTTTCGATTGTGAGTCCGTTTTCAAGCACCTTCGATTCAAGCACCTTGCCGTGGGAGGATTTTAAAAAGGTAAGCGAGGTGACACCTGCCGCCATATCAAGTACCCGTTCCCCTGTAAGCTTAAGCCTATCGAGCATCACTTGACTCATTCCTGCCTTGATAGCCGCCTGGATATCCTTTTCGTTTTCTTTGAGGATCGCCGATTGGTTCACACGAAGGCCTTCAGCGATAGAAAGCAGCGCCGTATTGAGTTCGTGTTCCTTATAGGCACCCTGTCTGTAGGATGCCTGCTTGGCAAGTTCACATATTTTAAGTACGCTCATCATTTAGCTTTCCTCACTTTCAAACCATGTTCCGATCAACTCACCGTCCATGATTTTTGTTATCACATCTGCCTGATCGCTGTTTGCGATGATCGTCTGAATACCTTTTTCCTGCGCGATTTCGACAGCCATCAGCTTAGTCGTCATCCCACCTGTACCCAGATTGGTCGACGAATCACCCGCAAAAGATCTATGTTCGTCTGATAGTCCGAGGATATGACTGATCAGCTTGGCGTCTTTCACCTCTTTAGGATTTGCATCGTACAGTCCGTCAATATCAGATAAGAGAATCAGCCACTGGGCGTCGATAAGCTGCGCTACCATAGCAGAAAGCCTATCGTTATCTCCAAACTTGATCTCATCGACAGCCACTGCGTCATTCTCATTGATGATCGGCATGACACCCATTTCAAGAAGCGCCTCAATCACATTTTTCGAGTTGGCTCCCCTTTCGACATCGACGATGTCCTCACGCGTGATCAGGACCTGACCCACATCGAATCCGTATTCTGCAGCCATCTTGAAGTACATATGCATGAGTATGTTTTGCCCCACAGCCGCAAGCGCCTGCTTTTCGCGAAGGGTGCTTTTGGCTTTGTCCACCTTAAGCCTTCCCATCCCTGCGCCGATGGCTCCAGAAGAGACCAGGATCACCTCTACCCCGCTGTTTTTAAGATCCGCCAGCTGCTTCACAAGCTGCTCGATCTTCTTGATGTTCAAGAGACCTGACGGATGGGTCAAACTGCTGGTTCCTACTTTGATGACGATTCGCTTGGCATCGATTCCCGCATCAAATCGTTTTATATTAGACATTTCCTTGTCTCCTTTTAGTTTTCCTTATATAATAGGGTAATTGTTACACATTGTTAATATACATCTTTTCTCATCACTTGCGCAAGTACCTGTGTCAAGTTATGCTAAAAATAAAACCAGGAGGTAGGCATGGAAAAAAAGATAGGATTTATCGGCAGCGGCAACCTCGCATACGCGCTCATTTCGGGCATGATCAGTTCTGGTGAATTCTCTCCCAGTGCTATAAAAGCCAGCAATCCGGGCAACAAACGTCTCGAAAAGATCCGTGGAGACTTTAGGATAAGGGTGACCCATGACAACCGCAAGGTCGTAGAATTCGCAGATATCGTCATCCTTACTGTCAAGCCCAAATACTACAAGACAGTCATCGATGAGATAAAAGATCTTGTAAGTGAAAACCAAGTCATCGTCACAGTCGCAGCCGGTGTAAGCACCGACTATGTTGAAAACTGCTTCGGTAAAAAGGTGAAGGTCATCAGAACCATGCCCAACACTCCCGCACTCGTAAGAGAAGCGATGACGGCGCTTTGCACAAACAAACACGCGACAGCTGAGGACATGAACGTCGCTCAGGCCCTTTTCAACTGTGTTGGCGATACTGAAGTAGTCAACGAGGAACTGATGGATGTGGTAACCGCAATTTCGGGATCATCCCCCGCCATCGTCTACATGTTCATCGAAGCCCTTGCAGACGGTGCTGTCTTAAAGGGAATGAACCGCGACCAGGCCTACAAGCTCGTATCGCAAGCCGTTCTCGGGTCTGCAAAGATGGTAAGAGACTTGGGCGTCCACCCAGGACAGCTTAAGGACAATGTCACTTCAGCCGGTGGCACCTCCATAGAGGCGCTATTTTCACTCGAAAAAAGCGGATTCAGGGGAACCATCATGGAAGCGATCGAGAAATGCACCAACAAATCGGTCTACCTGTCCGAGCAGCTCGATTCGGATATGGACTAAACTTATTAAAAAACTTAAAAAGCGCTATGGAAGCTTCTAGCTGTTTATCACAGATAGAAGTGTCCATTAGCGCTTTTACTGTATGCTTATAAAAGCACTACACCATGCTTTTGACAAACACTGTGTGTCTCCTGATCCCAAATACTTGCCTGAACCTCGCCGATGTGAGCCTTCTGTAAGAAGAACATGCAGATTCTCGACTGGCCGATTCCGCCACCTACGGTATAGGGCAGTTCACCGTCCATCAG
The window above is part of the Fusibacter sp. A1 genome. Proteins encoded here:
- the proB gene encoding glutamate 5-kinase, whose protein sequence is MSNIKRFDAGIDAKRIVIKVGTSSLTHPSGLLNIKKIEQLVKQLADLKNSGVEVILVSSGAIGAGMGRLKVDKAKSTLREKQALAAVGQNILMHMYFKMAAEYGFDVGQVLITREDIVDVERGANSKNVIEALLEMGVMPIINENDAVAVDEIKFGDNDRLSAMVAQLIDAQWLILLSDIDGLYDANPKEVKDAKLISHILGLSDEHRSFAGDSSTNLGTGGMTTKLMAVEIAQEKGIQTIIANSDQADVITKIMDGELIGTWFESEES
- the proC gene encoding pyrroline-5-carboxylate reductase — protein: MEKKIGFIGSGNLAYALISGMISSGEFSPSAIKASNPGNKRLEKIRGDFRIRVTHDNRKVVEFADIVILTVKPKYYKTVIDEIKDLVSENQVIVTVAAGVSTDYVENCFGKKVKVIRTMPNTPALVREAMTALCTNKHATAEDMNVAQALFNCVGDTEVVNEELMDVVTAISGSSPAIVYMFIEALADGAVLKGMNRDQAYKLVSQAVLGSAKMVRDLGVHPGQLKDNVTSAGGTSIEALFSLEKSGFRGTIMEAIEKCTNKSVYLSEQLDSDMD